Proteins found in one Ignavibacteriota bacterium genomic segment:
- the dnaK gene encoding molecular chaperone DnaK: MGKIIGIDLGTTNSCVAVMEGSSPIVIANSEGGRTTPSMIGFTKNGERLVGQAAKRQAVTNPHNTVYSIKRFMGRRLNEATEEAKMVPFKVVASDDGNTIRVDIDGKKYSAPEISAMVLQKMKQTAEDYLGQKITEAVITVPAYFNDAQRQATKDAGEIAGLTVKRIINEPTAAALAYGLDKKGKNMTVAVYDLGGGTFDISILEIGDGVFEVKSTNGDTHLGGDNFDQKLIDFLADEFKRQEGIDLRKDPMALQRLREAAEKAKIELSQMLQTDVSLPFITATQDGPKHFNVNITRAKFENLCADLFENSLKPCELAMKDAKLTPSQIDEVILVGGSTRIPKIQELVKSFFGKEPSRGVNADEVVAVGAAIQGGVLAGDVQDILLLDVTPLSLGIETLGGVMTPMIQANTTIPTRKSEIFSTATDNQTSVEVHILQGERPMARDNRSLGRFHLDGIPPAPRGIPQVEVVFDIDANGILGVTAKDKASGKEQNIRIEASSGISKEEIEKMKNDAQKHSDEDKKRREEIDMRNQADALVYSTEKQLNELGDKLTEEDKKNITAAKDKLAAAVKEDGGDIRSAMDELNKIWSDASTRMYQNADAAAGAQPGAEQTAGAEAAKEDTVEEAEYTVVDDDKK; the protein is encoded by the coding sequence ATGGGTAAAATTATTGGAATTGACTTAGGAACTACAAATTCATGTGTCGCTGTTATGGAGGGTTCGAGCCCTATCGTTATTGCTAACAGCGAAGGTGGTCGCACAACCCCATCTATGATTGGTTTTACAAAAAATGGTGAAAGACTTGTAGGTCAGGCTGCAAAGCGTCAGGCAGTTACAAATCCTCACAATACTGTTTATTCAATCAAAAGATTTATGGGCAGACGCCTGAATGAAGCTACTGAAGAGGCTAAAATGGTACCTTTCAAAGTAGTTGCAAGCGATGACGGAAATACTATTCGTGTCGATATTGACGGTAAGAAATATTCTGCACCTGAAATATCAGCTATGGTTCTTCAGAAAATGAAGCAAACAGCTGAAGATTATCTTGGTCAGAAAATTACAGAAGCTGTAATTACAGTTCCTGCCTACTTTAATGATGCACAGCGTCAAGCAACAAAAGATGCCGGCGAAATTGCCGGTTTGACTGTTAAGCGTATCATAAATGAGCCAACTGCTGCTGCACTTGCTTATGGTTTGGACAAGAAAGGCAAAAATATGACAGTTGCCGTTTATGACCTTGGTGGTGGTACATTTGATATTTCTATTCTCGAAATCGGCGACGGTGTATTTGAAGTAAAATCAACAAATGGTGATACACATCTTGGTGGTGATAACTTCGATCAGAAATTGATTGACTTTCTTGCCGACGAATTTAAACGTCAGGAAGGTATTGACTTAAGAAAAGATCCAATGGCTCTCCAGAGACTACGTGAAGCAGCAGAAAAAGCAAAAATTGAGCTTTCACAGATGCTTCAGACAGATGTCAGCTTACCATTTATCACTGCAACACAAGATGGTCCAAAACACTTTAATGTGAACATCACAAGAGCAAAATTTGAAAATCTCTGTGCTGATTTATTCGAGAATTCTCTAAAACCTTGTGAATTGGCAATGAAAGATGCAAAGCTAACTCCAAGCCAAATTGATGAAGTAATTTTGGTTGGCGGTTCAACACGCATTCCCAAAATTCAGGAATTAGTGAAGAGCTTTTTCGGTAAAGAACCTTCTCGTGGAGTTAATGCTGATGAAGTTGTTGCTGTCGGAGCTGCAATACAAGGCGGCGTACTTGCCGGTGACGTACAGGACATCCTTCTTCTTGATGTAACCCCGCTTAGCTTAGGTATTGAGACTCTCGGTGGTGTTATGACACCAATGATTCAGGCAAATACAACCATACCAACGCGTAAGAGCGAAATATTCTCTACAGCAACTGATAATCAGACAAGTGTAGAAGTACACATTCTGCAGGGAGAAAGACCAATGGCGCGCGATAACCGCTCACTCGGAAGATTCCATTTAGATGGTATTCCACCTGCTCCACGTGGCATTCCACAAGTTGAAGTTGTTTTTGATATTGATGCTAATGGTATATTGGGAGTAACAGCTAAAGACAAGGCAAGTGGCAAAGAGCAAAATATTCGCATTGAAGCATCAAGCGGTATTTCAAAAGAGGAAATTGAAAAAATGAAGAATGATGCTCAGAAACATTCAGATGAAGATAAAAAACGTCGTGAAGAAATTGATATGCGCAATCAGGCTGATGCTTTAGTTTATTCAACTGAAAAACAATTGAATGAATTAGGCGATAAACTTACTGAAGAAGATAAGAAAAATATCACAGCTGCCAAAGACAAACTTGCAGCAGCAGTCAAAGAAGATGGTGGAGATATCCGAAGTGCTATGGATGAGCTGAATAAAATCTGGAGCGACGCTTCGACACGTATGTATCAGAATGCAGATGCAGCAGCAGGTGCTCAGCCCGGTGCAGAGCAAACAGCCGGAGCGGAAGCCGCTAAGGAAGATACAGTTGAAGAAGCTGAATATACTGTAGTTGATGACGATAAGAAGTAA